The proteins below are encoded in one region of Metabacillus dongyingensis:
- a CDS encoding DegV family protein: MTKVKIVTDSTGDLSHEMIEKYDINVIPLTIVIDDESYLDRVDIEPEEFIKKMKEAVELPKSSQPPAGKFAQVYDELGADGSSIISIHMTGGMSGTVRSAESAAGMTDADVTVIDSMFISRALAFQVIEAAKMAQAGASKQEILERIEHIRKNSQLFVTVDTLENLVKGGRIGRGKAMIGSLLNIKPIASLADGVYTPVTKVRSHSQIVKFLAKQFAEDVKNKTVKAVGIAHADSLALATNLKNTLLEMNADYPIDICYTTPVISTHTGPGAIGFMYFAE, from the coding sequence TTGACAAAGGTTAAAATTGTGACTGATTCCACAGGAGATCTAAGTCATGAAATGATTGAAAAATACGATATTAATGTCATTCCGCTGACGATCGTGATTGACGATGAGTCTTATCTTGACCGTGTGGACATAGAGCCGGAAGAATTTATAAAAAAGATGAAAGAAGCGGTCGAGCTTCCAAAAAGCTCTCAGCCGCCTGCTGGAAAGTTTGCACAAGTTTACGATGAACTTGGTGCAGACGGCAGCAGTATCATTTCTATACATATGACCGGGGGCATGAGCGGCACCGTTCGTTCAGCTGAAAGTGCAGCAGGTATGACAGATGCAGATGTTACAGTAATCGACTCCATGTTTATTTCAAGGGCACTCGCCTTTCAAGTGATTGAAGCTGCAAAAATGGCCCAGGCAGGTGCCTCCAAACAGGAAATTCTCGAACGGATTGAACACATTCGCAAAAACAGCCAGCTTTTCGTAACAGTAGATACACTTGAAAATTTGGTGAAAGGCGGCAGAATTGGCCGAGGCAAAGCTATGATTGGTTCACTTCTTAATATCAAGCCGATTGCGTCGCTTGCAGATGGCGTTTATACTCCTGTTACAAAAGTGCGGAGCCACTCACAAATTGTGAAATTTCTGGCCAAACAGTTCGCGGAAGATGTGAAAAACAAAACAGTAAAAGCTGTTGGCATCGCGCATGCAGATTCATTAGCCCTTGCAACAAACTTAAAAAATACTCTCCTCGAAATGAATGCAGACTATCCAATTGATATATGCTACACAACACCTGTTATTTCAACACATACTGGTCCAGGTGCCATAGGATTTATGTATTTTGCTGAATAG
- a CDS encoding SCO family protein produces the protein MKKHYILLFLLAITLLSGCGSSGIKGALNYEIDDFSYINQDGKKVGLSDLKGEVWVANFIFTSCDTVCPPMTAHMTELQKQMKEAGLDVRLVSFSVDPEVDTPEKLKEFAGRYPLSLENWDFLTGYSQKEIDNFAKNSFKTIVQKPEGQDQVIHGTLFYLIDQNGKVMKDYDGVENVAYDEIIDDVKKIQ, from the coding sequence ATGAAAAAACACTATATACTATTATTTTTACTTGCTATTACTCTCTTATCAGGATGCGGTTCCAGCGGAATAAAAGGGGCTCTTAATTATGAAATTGATGATTTTTCCTACATAAATCAGGATGGAAAGAAAGTTGGTTTAAGCGATCTAAAAGGGGAAGTATGGGTAGCTAATTTTATTTTTACAAGCTGTGATACGGTTTGTCCGCCAATGACGGCGCATATGACCGAACTGCAGAAGCAGATGAAAGAAGCTGGATTAGATGTGCGTCTTGTCTCATTCAGTGTTGACCCTGAAGTTGACACACCCGAGAAATTAAAGGAATTTGCAGGCAGATATCCTCTTTCCCTTGAAAATTGGGATTTCTTGACCGGATATTCTCAAAAGGAAATCGACAACTTTGCTAAAAACAGCTTTAAAACGATTGTTCAAAAGCCTGAAGGGCAGGATCAAGTCATTCACGGAACATTGTTTTATTTAATTGATCAGAACGGCAAGGTCATGAAAGACTATGACGGTGTGGAAAATGTAGCATATGATGAAATTATTGATGATGTAAAAAAGATACAATAG
- a CDS encoding cupin domain-containing protein: MVSYIDYTSPSVQYTFDVNKSTLFKKDSRNYINVLGIKQLNSLENVSLLDIFLSAQNVVEPHYHQNAAELVYCISGAAVVSILNPYTKQILNYPITPGQVANVPQGWWHYEIATADHTHLLAIFDASSPEVILGSDILKFTPSNIMAHTYCLDENQWKKATESIKPSTYIGPYKNCGQERAGNTKQTYHQNYPHQSYGQSYAPAGYYTGY, from the coding sequence ATGGTTTCATATATAGATTATACTTCTCCATCCGTTCAATACACGTTTGACGTAAATAAAAGCACCTTATTTAAAAAGGACAGCAGAAATTATATAAACGTCTTAGGGATAAAACAGCTAAATAGTCTGGAAAATGTATCTCTGCTTGATATATTTCTTAGTGCTCAAAATGTTGTGGAGCCGCATTATCATCAAAATGCAGCCGAGCTGGTCTATTGTATTTCAGGAGCTGCTGTTGTTTCTATCCTAAACCCATATACAAAACAAATTCTCAATTACCCGATTACTCCAGGGCAAGTGGCTAATGTTCCCCAGGGCTGGTGGCATTACGAAATAGCAACAGCTGACCATACTCACCTTTTGGCTATTTTTGATGCTTCAAGCCCTGAGGTGATTTTAGGGTCTGATATCTTAAAATTCACACCTTCAAATATTATGGCTCATACTTATTGTCTTGATGAAAATCAATGGAAAAAAGCAACTGAGTCGATTAAACCATCAACATATATTGGTCCTTATAAGAACTGCGGGCAAGAACGTGCAGGAAATACAAAACAAACCTATCATCAAAATTATCCACATCAGTCTTATGGGCAATCATATGCACCTGCCGGGTACTATACTGGGTATTAA
- a CDS encoding oxalate decarboxylase family bicupin, whose translation MESPLSKRSIRKNIPQPIREDGAGATDLGPRDIMRDIENPDLLVPPVTDAGSLPNLKFSFSDTHMQLNHGGWSREITIRELPIATTLSGVNMRLTPGGIRELHWHQQAEWSYMILGKARITAVDQNGRNFIADVEQGDLWYFPPGIPHSIQGLEEGCEFLLVFDDGSFSDLNTLSISDWFAHTPKEVLGKNFGVPETAFAQIPTQQKYIFQAQVPGSLESQTVPDPYGTVPESLIHKLHEQEPIVTPGGSVRIVDSSTFPISKTIAAALVEIKPGAMREMHWHPNNDEWQYYLTGTGRMTVFAADGRARTFDYRAGDVGYVPFAYGHYIENTGTETLWFFEIFKSDRFADISLNQWMALTPKDLVRENINAVPELMEALRKQKRPVV comes from the coding sequence ATGGAATCGCCGCTCTCAAAGAGATCCATTCGCAAAAATATACCCCAGCCCATTAGAGAAGATGGTGCCGGTGCTACAGATCTTGGTCCGCGGGACATCATGCGTGACATTGAAAATCCTGATTTACTGGTTCCGCCTGTAACAGATGCCGGAAGTTTACCGAACTTGAAATTCTCTTTTTCTGACACACATATGCAATTAAATCATGGCGGCTGGTCTAGAGAAATCACAATTAGAGAACTGCCGATTGCTACTACACTTTCAGGAGTCAATATGCGTTTGACGCCGGGTGGAATTAGGGAATTGCACTGGCATCAGCAAGCAGAGTGGTCTTATATGATTCTTGGCAAGGCGAGGATCACAGCAGTAGATCAAAATGGCCGAAACTTTATAGCGGATGTTGAGCAAGGAGATCTTTGGTATTTTCCTCCTGGAATCCCGCACTCCATTCAAGGGTTGGAAGAAGGATGTGAATTTCTGCTTGTATTTGATGATGGAAGCTTTTCTGATCTGAATACACTTTCGATATCTGATTGGTTTGCACACACACCGAAGGAAGTACTGGGAAAGAATTTCGGTGTGCCTGAAACTGCTTTTGCCCAAATTCCAACACAGCAAAAATATATATTTCAGGCACAGGTTCCTGGATCCCTTGAAAGCCAAACTGTACCTGATCCTTATGGTACTGTCCCAGAAAGTTTAATCCATAAATTGCATGAGCAAGAACCAATCGTAACACCAGGAGGATCTGTACGTATAGTTGACTCTTCAACCTTTCCCATTTCAAAAACCATAGCAGCTGCTTTGGTAGAAATCAAACCTGGTGCAATGAGGGAAATGCACTGGCATCCCAATAACGATGAATGGCAATATTACCTTACAGGTACTGGCCGAATGACAGTCTTTGCAGCTGATGGCAGAGCACGAACATTTGATTATCGTGCCGGTGATGTTGGATATGTTCCATTTGCCTATGGCCATTATATTGAGAATACCGGCACTGAAACCCTGTGGTTCTTTGAGATATTTAAAAGCGACCGGTTTGCAGACATATCTTTAAATCAATGGATGGCCCTTACCCCAAAGGATTTAGTCCGTGAAAATATTAATGCTGTTCCAGAGCTGATGGAGGCTCTTCGTAAACAAAAGCGGCCTGTGGTTTAA
- a CDS encoding S1C family serine protease, giving the protein MKKYWVISITLSILIISAGVFGYFRIQHSAAENVFAESEILLEKNEKQKETELELKEIIREAQKKVVMVELADGTVGSGFLYNKKGDIITNAHVVAGVEDVKVRTTDAKGFDGKVIGISTETDVALVRVEALKNQEPVRISKHHDAELGEEILALGSPLGLQNTVTTGIISGTNRDFDLPPYKYSGVHQISAPIAPGNSGGPLLDRKDGQVIGMNSARMEEGEIGFSIPIEDILPLAESWSQNPMKSLPTDLGLDVSEEISENKKLETADYLISYYIESVNFHDYVTAYSLLGSSLQSELSYEAFRKQFNNLLSIKIQHLNTVKKGEKIQVDADIIAEIKQNGKKTEQKYKASYIVAYENEQARIIEEKKK; this is encoded by the coding sequence ATGAAAAAATACTGGGTGATAAGCATCACATTGTCTATTTTAATTATTTCAGCAGGTGTTTTTGGCTATTTCCGCATTCAGCATTCTGCAGCAGAAAATGTATTCGCCGAGTCAGAAATCCTCCTTGAAAAGAATGAAAAGCAGAAGGAGACGGAACTTGAATTAAAAGAAATTATCAGGGAAGCCCAAAAGAAGGTTGTAATGGTGGAGCTTGCAGATGGAACAGTTGGTTCAGGGTTTCTTTATAATAAAAAGGGAGACATTATCACAAACGCGCATGTCGTCGCAGGTGTTGAAGATGTTAAAGTCAGAACCACCGATGCGAAAGGATTTGACGGGAAAGTGATTGGAATCAGCACTGAAACAGATGTGGCGTTAGTGAGAGTAGAAGCATTAAAGAATCAGGAGCCGGTGCGGATATCAAAGCATCATGATGCAGAGCTGGGAGAGGAAATATTAGCGCTTGGAAGTCCGCTTGGATTGCAAAATACTGTTACTACAGGAATCATCAGCGGAACAAACAGAGATTTTGATCTGCCTCCCTACAAGTATTCGGGAGTTCATCAGATTTCTGCACCCATAGCACCTGGAAACAGCGGGGGACCCCTTTTGGATCGGAAAGATGGACAAGTCATCGGAATGAATTCCGCCAGAATGGAAGAAGGAGAAATCGGATTCAGCATACCTATTGAAGATATACTTCCACTAGCAGAAAGCTGGTCACAAAACCCGATGAAATCTCTTCCAACAGATCTGGGTCTTGACGTTTCAGAGGAAATAAGTGAAAATAAAAAGTTAGAAACAGCTGATTATTTAATCAGCTACTACATAGAAAGTGTTAACTTCCATGACTATGTTACGGCCTATTCATTATTAGGGAGCAGTTTGCAGTCTGAATTGTCATATGAAGCCTTTAGAAAGCAGTTTAACAATTTGTTGTCCATCAAAATTCAACATCTCAATACAGTAAAAAAAGGTGAAAAGATTCAAGTAGATGCAGACATAATCGCTGAGATTAAACAAAACGGCAAAAAAACTGAGCAGAAATATAAAGCTTCTTATATAGTGGCATATGAAAATGAACAGGCAAGAATAATTGAAGAAAAGAAAAAGTGA
- a CDS encoding DUF2535 family protein: MLFKSLEFKLLNGHKVKITDIPVLEEDNQYRFLVQIRLQTFLSKITAHKHPNDIYSFRDYLKKTIKWPDYEAIYQPDILKHNA; the protein is encoded by the coding sequence TTGTTATTCAAGAGCCTAGAGTTCAAGCTGTTAAATGGACATAAGGTAAAAATCACAGATATTCCAGTATTGGAGGAAGATAATCAATACCGATTTCTCGTTCAAATCCGACTGCAGACGTTTTTATCAAAAATCACAGCACATAAGCATCCAAACGATATTTATTCGTTCAGGGATTACTTAAAAAAAACAATAAAGTGGCCAGATTATGAAGCCATTTATCAACCTGACATTTTAAAACATAACGCATAG
- a CDS encoding alpha/beta fold hydrolase — translation MEHYDQNVGEVTLSYSDDGAGHCIILLHGFCGSREYFNKIIPELSKKHRVIAVDLRGHGHSSTAKGDYRIEQMADDIAKLIQVLEIDKVTMIGHSLGGYVTLAFANRFSDMLHSFSLLHSTALPDDEGGKANREKGMKRIKEEGIEGFVEDLIPKLFAPGNLERLKGEVESAKQIGFKTSQYGAIGALEAMKNRADLQEVLKKEELPILLIAGREDQIIPAEKTFLHKGNHITERLLEHSGHMGMLEEPEKLTEIIFEFLEKNGKI, via the coding sequence ATGGAGCATTATGATCAAAACGTTGGAGAAGTCACACTGTCTTACTCAGACGATGGAGCCGGACATTGTATTATTCTGCTGCACGGGTTTTGCGGCAGCCGCGAATACTTTAATAAAATCATTCCAGAACTGTCAAAAAAGCATCGCGTTATTGCTGTTGACTTAAGAGGGCATGGCCATTCAAGCACAGCTAAGGGTGATTACAGGATTGAACAAATGGCGGACGATATTGCTAAATTGATTCAAGTTCTCGAAATTGACAAAGTAACCATGATCGGCCACTCTCTGGGAGGATATGTTACACTTGCATTTGCAAACCGGTTCTCAGATATGCTTCACTCATTTTCACTTCTGCATTCAACAGCACTTCCTGATGATGAAGGCGGAAAAGCTAATCGTGAAAAGGGAATGAAACGGATTAAGGAAGAGGGAATAGAAGGATTTGTTGAAGACTTAATTCCAAAGCTTTTTGCTCCAGGAAATTTGGAAAGATTAAAGGGTGAAGTGGAGTCAGCAAAACAAATCGGTTTTAAAACCTCTCAGTACGGGGCTATAGGTGCATTAGAGGCTATGAAAAACCGTGCTGATCTTCAGGAGGTGCTGAAAAAAGAAGAACTGCCCATTCTGTTAATAGCAGGCAGAGAAGATCAAATCATTCCTGCAGAAAAAACGTTTTTACATAAGGGAAATCATATAACTGAACGCCTGCTTGAACACAGCGGGCATATGGGAATGCTTGAGGAGCCTGAAAAATTAACGGAAATCATCTTTGAATTCCTTGAAAAAAACGGCAAAATATAG
- a CDS encoding YpmS family protein, protein MRKWKTAFIVLLSLNLVFLLFIIVSPFLPAERPKTETAELTSSDTVPFTVSSSKKDLNLLINYYLVKEAKAKELNYRVELDEEVNLYGTVKAFNKDVDLTLSFDPQVKEDGNMLLKVKQLSIGRLPIPVPYVMSYIKKTYPLPEYVYIDPKNESIDVQITELEFKNNLRAKAESFDLKNDNIKFKLFVPMDIQN, encoded by the coding sequence ATGAGAAAATGGAAAACAGCCTTTATTGTTTTACTCAGCTTAAACCTCGTCTTTCTGCTTTTTATCATCGTGTCGCCTTTTCTGCCTGCTGAAAGGCCCAAAACGGAGACAGCAGAGCTGACAAGTTCAGATACGGTACCTTTTACCGTGAGTTCTTCAAAAAAAGATCTAAATTTGCTGATTAATTATTACCTGGTTAAAGAAGCAAAAGCAAAAGAGCTGAATTACCGCGTAGAGCTTGACGAAGAAGTGAATTTATACGGAACCGTAAAAGCATTCAATAAAGACGTTGATCTTACTCTTTCATTCGATCCTCAAGTGAAAGAAGACGGCAATATGCTGCTTAAAGTAAAGCAATTATCTATAGGCCGTCTGCCTATACCTGTTCCGTACGTCATGAGCTATATTAAAAAGACCTATCCATTGCCGGAATATGTATACATTGATCCGAAAAATGAAAGCATTGATGTTCAAATTACGGAGCTTGAATTTAAAAATAACCTGCGTGCTAAAGCAGAATCATTTGATCTGAAAAATGACAATATAAAATTTAAATTGTTTGTTCCAATGGATATTCAAAATTGA
- a CDS encoding SGNH/GDSL hydrolase family protein produces MIRNLFILLMGLLMLLSGCNALSGNPADMAAKPVNNKEHLMKEPIPKNFVPSNLNVVAIGDSLTAGVGDADNNGGYVGDVSDLLQREENISSVDVSNFGVRGHKTTDLIKVLGNEKVIEKLRDADIILMTIGGNDIMKVTRNHIINLKLEPYREEQPLFEKRFKKIMKTIRTANPDAIIVYTGLYNPFKYMLPELSEIDTIVEEWNQTSNRIIMEDGNAIFVPIQDLFSNKSVGKLLYIDEFHPSETGYSLIADRVYSNLSD; encoded by the coding sequence ATGATACGGAATCTGTTTATTTTGCTCATGGGATTACTGATGCTTCTTTCCGGATGTAATGCTTTATCAGGGAATCCTGCTGATATGGCTGCAAAACCGGTCAATAATAAAGAGCATCTGATGAAGGAACCCATCCCCAAAAACTTTGTCCCAAGTAATTTAAATGTAGTTGCTATTGGAGATTCATTAACCGCCGGAGTAGGAGATGCCGATAATAATGGAGGCTACGTCGGGGATGTCAGCGATTTGCTGCAGCGCGAAGAAAACATTTCCTCTGTAGATGTGTCTAATTTTGGAGTCAGAGGTCATAAAACGACAGATTTGATAAAAGTTCTTGGAAATGAAAAAGTCATTGAAAAATTGAGAGATGCCGATATCATTTTGATGACAATTGGCGGAAATGATATTATGAAGGTTACACGCAATCATATAATAAACCTTAAACTTGAACCATACCGAGAGGAACAGCCTCTTTTTGAAAAACGGTTCAAAAAAATCATGAAAACGATCCGGACAGCAAACCCTGATGCAATCATTGTTTATACAGGCTTATATAACCCTTTTAAGTATATGCTCCCTGAGCTCAGTGAAATTGACACGATTGTAGAAGAATGGAATCAGACATCAAACCGCATTATCATGGAAGATGGAAATGCCATTTTTGTCCCTATCCAAGACCTCTTTTCTAATAAATCAGTTGGAAAACTTCTATATATTGACGAGTTTCATCCGAGTGAAACAGGGTATTCATTAATAGCAGACAGAGTATACTCAAACCTCTCAGACTAG
- a CDS encoding FxLYD domain-containing protein — MQCHYCGEREIEKFSNYCPHCGNKLFLNDRDRKLYRLSKRSLYILPAASFVLVSSLLFAVYEHEAAKNEEVVKLQKKAEQSALAGEYNKALQYAEKGIHLRSGYDVLKQEKELIMLIQEYNQDLEQIKEHIQKSNYNQASTEIDLLTRIISGHTSPLYSRLQSELSKADMNVTVGEIKEQINELNSIDQLAEKLKEVTVLDAAEADIVKEQIKSKMVMIGSLNAEEDLTQKQFNSAILIVDKALQYDGDNEKLLSLKDKILSEKTAFEQAEQKRIERAVTAAKEEKRLKDEAVKVLETKVTVDEFGDAKTSGKIKNTSKSAIHSITVQFTVSDKDGKEIERGKTNVYPNELKPGKEAAFEHITYGVNDEVVFTIENIIWYQD; from the coding sequence ATGCAATGTCATTATTGCGGAGAAAGAGAGATTGAAAAATTCTCAAACTATTGTCCGCATTGCGGAAATAAATTATTCCTGAATGACAGGGACCGGAAACTCTATCGGTTATCCAAACGTTCTTTATACATACTTCCTGCTGCGAGCTTTGTTTTGGTTTCAAGTCTATTATTTGCTGTATACGAGCATGAAGCAGCAAAAAATGAAGAAGTAGTTAAGCTTCAAAAAAAAGCAGAGCAATCAGCTTTAGCAGGAGAATACAATAAAGCACTTCAATATGCTGAAAAGGGCATCCATTTAAGAAGTGGATATGATGTGCTAAAACAGGAAAAAGAGCTGATTATGCTCATTCAGGAATATAATCAGGATCTAGAACAAATTAAAGAACATATTCAAAAAAGCAACTATAATCAAGCCTCAACAGAGATAGATTTATTAACCAGAATTATCAGCGGACATACATCTCCCCTTTACAGCCGTCTGCAGTCTGAACTCAGCAAAGCAGACATGAATGTGACAGTCGGAGAAATCAAAGAACAAATAAATGAACTGAATTCCATTGATCAGTTAGCTGAAAAGCTTAAAGAGGTCACTGTGCTTGATGCAGCTGAAGCAGACATAGTGAAAGAACAAATCAAATCTAAAATGGTGATGATTGGTTCATTGAATGCTGAAGAGGATTTAACTCAAAAGCAATTCAACTCAGCCATTTTGATAGTGGATAAAGCATTGCAATATGATGGTGACAATGAAAAGCTACTGTCTTTAAAAGATAAGATCCTTTCTGAGAAAACGGCATTCGAACAGGCTGAACAAAAAAGGATAGAGAGAGCTGTTACAGCTGCAAAAGAAGAAAAACGCTTAAAAGATGAAGCTGTTAAGGTGTTAGAAACAAAAGTGACAGTAGATGAATTCGGAGATGCAAAGACCTCAGGAAAAATTAAAAACACTTCTAAATCTGCCATTCACTCTATAACCGTCCAATTCACGGTTTCAGACAAAGATGGAAAAGAGATTGAAAGAGGCAAAACAAACGTCTATCCGAATGAATTGAAACCGGGAAAAGAGGCAGCCTTTGAACACATCACGTATGGCGTAAATGACGAAGTTGTCTTCACTATTGAAAATATCATATGGTACCAAGACTAA
- the ypmT gene encoding protein YpmT codes for MKDIFMLFSVAGLFISMYFGGIAYFAYVEEKTDEVFMNVSYCAIFLSAAVYSLHLKDEKKRQKNN; via the coding sequence ATGAAAGATATATTTATGTTATTTAGTGTGGCGGGCTTATTCATTTCCATGTATTTTGGAGGAATTGCTTATTTTGCCTATGTAGAGGAAAAAACAGATGAGGTGTTTATGAATGTCTCATATTGTGCAATTTTCCTGAGTGCAGCGGTTTATTCTCTTCATTTAAAAGATGAAAAGAAAAGACAGAAAAACAATTAA
- the ilvA gene encoding threonine ammonia-lyase IlvA, translating to MKQMMNLEPALHVADILKAHHLLKDVVIHTPLQKDERLSEKYDCSVYLKREDLQIVRSFKLRGAYNKIKQLTKEETVNGIVCASAGNHAQGVAYSCKQLNIHGKIFMPSTTPRQKVSQVELFGRGHVEIILTGDTFDDSYKKARECSESENRAFIHPFDDLDVIAGQGTIAIEILNDCDAELDYVFASIGGGGLISGIGSYFKQVSPGTKVIGVEPEGAPSFAESITAGKVVELANIDKFVDGAAVKRIGDHNFSICRQTVDDHILVPEGKVCTTILSLYNENAIVAEPAGALPIAALDFYRDEIKGKNIVCIVSGGNNDIGRMQEMKERSLMYEGLQHYFIVNFPQRAGALREFLDEVLGPNDDISRFEYTKKNNRDSGPAFVGIELKNKEDYTGLLNRMQRKGFPFTEVKKDSSLFHLFI from the coding sequence ATGAAACAAATGATGAATCTTGAACCCGCGCTACATGTGGCAGACATCTTAAAGGCGCACCATTTGTTAAAAGATGTTGTCATTCATACACCTCTTCAAAAAGATGAACGCCTTTCTGAAAAATATGATTGCAGCGTCTATTTGAAACGAGAAGATCTTCAGATAGTCCGTTCTTTCAAATTAAGAGGCGCCTATAACAAAATTAAACAGCTGACAAAAGAAGAAACCGTTAATGGTATTGTTTGTGCCAGCGCCGGGAATCATGCGCAAGGAGTAGCCTATTCCTGCAAGCAATTGAATATTCATGGCAAAATCTTTATGCCGTCTACAACCCCTAGACAAAAAGTATCCCAGGTAGAGCTTTTCGGGCGAGGGCATGTTGAGATTATTCTTACGGGCGACACGTTTGATGATTCATATAAAAAGGCAAGAGAATGCAGCGAGTCAGAGAATAGGGCCTTTATTCATCCATTTGATGATTTAGATGTCATCGCCGGACAGGGAACGATTGCCATTGAGATTCTTAATGACTGTGATGCAGAGCTTGATTATGTATTTGCAAGTATTGGAGGCGGAGGACTGATATCTGGAATCGGGAGTTATTTTAAACAAGTTTCCCCGGGCACGAAGGTCATAGGCGTTGAACCTGAGGGGGCACCTTCTTTTGCGGAATCGATTACAGCCGGAAAAGTAGTGGAGCTTGCCAATATTGATAAATTTGTGGACGGAGCAGCAGTGAAACGGATTGGAGATCACAATTTCTCGATTTGCAGACAGACTGTGGATGATCATATCCTTGTGCCGGAGGGAAAAGTTTGCACCACGATTTTAAGCCTGTACAATGAGAATGCAATTGTTGCGGAGCCTGCAGGTGCTCTTCCAATCGCTGCCCTTGATTTTTACAGAGACGAAATCAAGGGGAAAAACATTGTCTGTATTGTGAGCGGAGGTAATAATGACATTGGCCGCATGCAGGAAATGAAAGAGCGCTCGCTTATGTATGAAGGGCTGCAGCACTATTTTATTGTGAATTTTCCTCAGCGCGCCGGCGCACTTAGAGAATTTCTAGATGAAGTGCTCGGTCCAAACGATGACATTTCCAGATTTGAATATACGAAAAAGAACAATCGCGACAGCGGACCTGCATTTGTTGGGATTGAGCTGAAAAACAAAGAGGACTACACGGGTTTGCTGAATAGAATGCAGCGAAAAGGTTTTCCATTTACTGAAGTGAAAAAAGACAGCAGTTTATTTCATCTTTTCATCTGA
- a CDS encoding DUF4397 domain-containing protein, with translation MNEKNKYSEKAIMYDMLAQFYKYSDPQKHVMYYQKHLNEMQKWIYSMQYQAARFPQAQLEPGMSRVRVIHASPDAPAVDIYINGKLTLQNVKYKEISDYLQFPAGQYRVDLYAAGTTNRPVLTDMYMLLPGITYTIAAAGNLSALRLIPFVDRTFVPAGEASVKFVHLSPDAPAVDIAVKNGDILFKNVPFLEATKNIKVAPGRVDLEIRIAETDNVVLTVPKVQFKADTAYTIFAVGFANGTPQLEVIVTIG, from the coding sequence ATGAATGAGAAAAATAAATATTCCGAAAAAGCTATAATGTATGACATGCTTGCCCAATTTTACAAGTACAGCGATCCTCAGAAGCATGTCATGTATTATCAAAAACATTTAAATGAGATGCAAAAATGGATTTATAGCATGCAATATCAGGCTGCACGTTTTCCGCAGGCTCAATTGGAGCCCGGAATGTCAAGAGTAAGAGTGATTCATGCATCGCCAGACGCCCCGGCTGTAGATATTTACATTAACGGGAAACTGACTCTGCAAAATGTAAAATACAAAGAAATCAGTGACTATCTCCAATTTCCTGCAGGACAGTACAGGGTAGATCTTTATGCTGCCGGAACAACCAACCGTCCTGTTCTGACAGATATGTATATGCTGCTGCCGGGAATTACTTACACGATTGCGGCAGCAGGAAATCTATCCGCACTCAGGCTGATTCCATTTGTTGATAGAACGTTCGTGCCGGCAGGCGAAGCAAGTGTTAAGTTTGTCCACTTATCTCCTGATGCTCCTGCAGTTGACATTGCCGTTAAAAATGGTGACATCCTCTTTAAAAATGTTCCATTTCTCGAGGCTACCAAAAACATTAAAGTGGCTCCAGGAAGAGTAGATTTGGAAATTCGCATCGCCGAAACGGATAATGTCGTCCTGACTGTCCCTAAAGTTCAATTTAAGGCAGATACAGCCTATACGATTTTTGCTGTTGGCTTTGCAAATGGCACACCACAGCTAGAAGTAATCGTAACTATTGGATAA